One part of the Schistocerca piceifrons isolate TAMUIC-IGC-003096 chromosome 2, iqSchPice1.1, whole genome shotgun sequence genome encodes these proteins:
- the LOC124775296 gene encoding uncharacterized protein LOC124775296 — translation MLRQALAILLIAAAASASYPKRTVLFQDPTAWTGEGKCCMGVFNTPHRYLGAYKVTALYFSSHVRNYATLEIGPEQQDINITMSEYPAGGDSWRVVGTGRYTGVSEPTQLLRIPITYQTDPTAAYLFEIVYGGPLTYPAYGAIDVSAGPYNTTSNYFILGIDYENP, via the exons ATGCTGAGACAGGCTTTAGCTATCCTGCTGATCGCAGCTGCTGCCAGTG CCTCGTACCCGAAGAGGACAGTGCTGTTCCAAGACCCTACCGCCTGGACGGGTGAAGGGAAGTGCTGCATGGGCGTCTTCAACACGCCCCACCGCTACCTCGGAGCGTACAAGGTGACGGCCCTGTACTTCAGCAGCCACGTGCGCAACTACGCGACGCTGGAGATCGGCCCAGAGCAGCAGGACATCAACATCACCATGAGCGAGTACCCTGCTGGCGGGGATTCCTGGAGGGTGGTGGGTACCGGCAGGTACACGGGGGTGTCTGAGCCCACGCAGCTACTGAGGATCCCCATCACGTACCAGACCGATCCCACGGCCGCCTACCTGTTCGAGATCGTGTATGGTGGCCCCCTCACCTACCCCGCCTATGGCGCCATCGATGTTTCCGCGGGACCTTACAACACGACAAGCAACTACTTCATACTCGGTATTGACTACGAAAACCCATGA